A stretch of Cicer arietinum cultivar CDC Frontier isolate Library 1 chromosome 5, Cicar.CDCFrontier_v2.0, whole genome shotgun sequence DNA encodes these proteins:
- the LOC101491885 gene encoding serine hydroxymethyltransferase 4: MDPVSEWGNTPLITVDPEIHDLIEKEKRRQCRGIELIASENFTSFAVIEALGSALTNKYSEGMPGNRYYGGNEFIDQIENLCRSRALEAFHLDATNWGVNVQPYSGSPANFAAYTAVLQPHDRIMGLDLPSGGHLTHGYYTSGGKKISATSIYFESLPYKVNSSTGFIDYDRLEEKALDFRPKLIICGGSAYPRDWDYGRFRQVADKCGALLLCDMAHISGLVAAQEANNPFEYCDIVTTTTHKSLRGPRAGMIFYRKGPKPPKKGQPENAVYDFEDKINFAVFPSLQGGPHNHQIGALAVALKQATTPGFKAYAKQVKANAVALGNYLISKGYSLVTGGTENHLVLWDLRPLGLTGNKVEKLCDLCNITVNKNAVFGDSSALAPGGVRIGAPAMTSRGLVEKDFEQIAEFLHRAVVLTLDIQKEYGKLLKDFNKGLVNNKAIEDLKADVEKFSASFDMPGFLVSELKYKD; this comes from the exons ATGGATCCAGTGAGTGAGTGGGGAAACACGCCGTTGATAACGGTAGATCCAGAAATCCACGACCTAATCGAAAAAGAGAAACGCCGTCAATGCCGCGGTATCGAACTCATAGCCTCAGAAAATTTCACCTCCTTCGCAGTAATCGAGGCTCTAGGAAGCGCCCTCACTAACAAATACTCCGAAGGAATGCCCGGTAACCGTTACTACGGCGGTAACGAATTCATCGACCAGATCGAAAACCTCTGTCGCTCACGCGCTCTCGAAGCGTTTCACCTCGACGCAACAAATTGGGGAGTTAACGTTCAACCTTACTCCGGTTCACCGGCGAATTTCGCCGCTTACACGGCGGTGCTTCAGCCTCATGACCGTATCATGGGACTGGATCTACCTTCCGGTGGACATTTAACACATGGATACTATACTTCCGGTGGGAAGAAAATTTCTGCTACTTCGATTTACTTTGAGAGTTTGCCTTATAAGGTGAATTCGAGTACGGGATTTATTGATTATGATAGGTTGGAGGAAAAAGCTTTGGATTTTAGACCTAAATTGATAATTTGTGGTGGTAGTGCTTACCCTAGGGATTGGGATTATGGAAGGTTTAGACAAGTTGCTGATAAGTGTGGTGCACTTTTGTTATGTGATATGGCTCACATTAGTGGACTTGTTGCTGCTCAG GAAGCTAATAATCCCTTTGAGTACTGTGACATTGTCACAACAACAACCCACAAGAGCTTAAGGGGCCCCAGGGCTGGTATGATCTTCTACCGGAAGGGACCTAAGCCACCCAAGAAGGGTCAGCCCGAGAATGCAGTTTATGATTTTGAAGACAAAATCAACTTTGCTGTTTTCCCCTCCCTTCAGGGTGGTCCTCACAACCACCAGATTGGTGCCCTTGCTGTTGCTTTGAAACAGGCCACGACGCCCGGATTCAAGGCATATGCCAAGCAAGTTAAGGCCAATGCAGTTGCACTTGGAAATTACTTGATCAGCAAGGGATACAGCCTTGTCACTGGAGGAACTGAAAATCATCTTGTCTTGTGGGATCTTCGCCCTCTTGGCTTGACCG GCAATAAGGTGGAAAAACTTTGTGATCTATGTAACATCACTGTGAACAAGAATGCTGTTTTTGGTGATAGCAGTGCCTTGGCTCCTGGAGGAGTAAGGATTG GTGCCCCAGCTATGACTTCTAGGGGTTTGGTTGAGAAGGACTTTGAGCAGATCGCAGAGTTCCTTCACCGCGCAGTGGTTCTCACTTTAGATATTCAAAAGGAATATGGAAAACTTTTGAAGGATTTCAACAAGGGATTGGTGAACAACAAAGCTATAGAAGACCTCAAAGCTGATGTTGAGAAGTTTTCGGCCTCATTCGACATGCCTGGATTCCTAGTATCTGAGCTGAAGTACAAGGATTAG
- the LOC101492222 gene encoding adenosylhomocysteinase translates to MALLVETTTSGREYKVKDMSQADFGRLEIELAEVEMPGLMSCRTEFGPSQPFKGARITGSLHMTIQTAVLIETLTALGAEVRWCSCNIFSTQDHAAAAIARDSAAVFAWKGETLQEYWWCSERALDWGPTGGPDLIVDDGGDVTLLIHEGVKAEELYEKNGQLPDPSSTDNAEFQIILTIIRDGLKTDPKRYHKMKDRIVGVSEETTTGVKRLYQMQANGTLLFPAINVNDSVTKSKFDNLYGCRHSLPDGLMRATDVMIAGKIAVVCGYGDVGKGCAAALKQGGARVIVTEIDPICALQALMEGLQVLTLEDAISEADIFVTTTGNKDIIMVSDMKKMKNNAIVCNIGHFDNEIDMHGLETYPGVKRITIKPQTDRWVFPETNSGIIVLAEGRLMNLGCATGHPSFVMSCSFTNQVIAQIELWKEKTSGKYEKKVYVLPKHLDEKVAALHLGQLGARLTKLSKDQADYISVPVEGPYKPAHYRY, encoded by the exons ATGGCATTGCTGGTTGAAACCACCACAAGCGGCCGTGAATACAAAGTCAAAGACATGTCCCAAGCAGATTTCGGCAGACTCGAAATCGAACTCGCCGAAGTCGAAATGCCCGGCCTCATGTCCTGCCGTACCGAATTCGGTCCCTCTCAACCCTTCAAAGGCGCCAGAATCACCGGTTCCCTCCACATGACAATCCAAACCGCCGTTCTCATCGAAACCCTAACTGCTCTCGGTGCTGAAGTCCGTTGGTGTTCCTGCAACATCTTCTCCACACAGGATCACGCTGCCGCTGCCATTGCACGCGACAGTGCTGCTGTATTCGCTTGGAAAGGAGAGACTCTCCAGGAATACTGGTGGTGCTCCGAACGCGCACTCGATTGGGGTCCAACCGGTGGACCAGATCTGATCGTTGATGACGGTGGTGACGTAACGCTTTTGATCCATGAAGGTGTTAAAGCTGAAGAGCTTTATGAGAAGAATGGTCAGTTACCTGATCCATCTTCAACTGATAATGCTGAGTTTCAGATTATTCTTACTATTATCAGAGATGGTTTGAAAACCGATCCTAAACGTTACCACAAGATGAAGGATAGGATTGTTGGTGTTTCTGAAGAGACTACTACTGGTGTTAAGAGACTTTATCAGATGCAGGCTAATGGTACCCTTTTGTTCCCTGCTATCAATGTCAATGACTCTGTTACCAAGAGCAAG TTTGATAACTTGTACGGTTGCCGTCACTCACTCCCCGATGGACTGATGAGAGCTACTGATGTGATGATTGCCGGTAAGATTGCTGTTGTATGCGGTTATGGAGATGTTGGCAAGGGCTGTGCTGCTGCCTTGAAACAGGGTGGTGCTCGTGTGATCGTCACTGAGATCGATCCAATTTGTGCACTTCAAGCACTCATGGAAGGTCTTCAAGTTCTGACTCTGGAGGATGCTATCTCCGAGGCTGACATCTTCGTTACCACAACAGGTAACAAAGACATCATCATGGTTAGCGAcatgaagaaaatgaagaacaatGCCATTGTCTGCAACATTGGTCACTTTGACAACGAAATCGACATGCATGGTCTCGAGACATACCCTGGCGTGAAGCGCATCACTATTAAGCCTCAAACTGACAGATGGGTTTTCCCAGAAACCAACTCTGGAATCATTGTTTTGGCCGAAGGTCGTTTGATGAACTTGGGATGTGCAACAGGACACCCTAGTTTCGTCATGTCATGCTCCTTCACCAACCAAGTCATTGCTCAGATTGAGTTATGGAAAGAAAAGACTTCTGGCAAATATGAGAAGAAGGTATATGTTTTGCCAAAGCACCTTGATGAGAAGGTGGCTGCACTTCATCTTGGTCAGCTTGGAGCTAGACTCACAAAGCTTTCCAAAGATCAAGCAGATTACATCAGTGTGCCTGTTGAGGGTCCATACAAGCCTGCTCACTACAGGTACTGA
- the LOC101492560 gene encoding protein RALF-like 24: protein MSQLRITSTLFLFLSLTFFLFHTHLPICTSLLSTVDLNLLKHSEIDTVITKRVCTKSIGECLTEPEMDSETNRRVLAMQKKYISYDTLKRDMVPCDRAGASYYNCHPRQANPYSRGCEVITACARGVQQIKT, encoded by the coding sequence ATGTCCCAACTCAGAATCACTTCCAccctctttctctttctctctctcacaTTCTTCCTATTTCATACCCATCTCCCAATTTGCACTTCCCTGTTATCAACAGTAGACCTCAATTTGTTGAAACACAGTGAAATTGATACAGTAATCACAAAGAGGGTTTGCACAAAGAGCATTGGTGAATGTTTAACAGAGCCTGAGATGGATTCAGAGACAAATAGAAGAGTTTTAGCAATGCAGAAAAAGTACATTAGTTATGATACATTGAAGAGAGACATGGTTCCTTGTGATAGAGCTGGTGCTTCTTATTACAATTGTCATCCAAGACAAGCAAATCCTTATAGTAGAGGTTGTGAGGTTATTACTGCATGTGCAAGAGGTGTTCAACAAATCAAGACTTGA